One window of Diabrotica undecimpunctata isolate CICGRU chromosome 8, icDiaUnde3, whole genome shotgun sequence genomic DNA carries:
- the LOC140447609 gene encoding uncharacterized protein, which translates to MLPKHLKTDELSYEILIRNVSVPNTVEEKRKILAGLLSQEASNRSFSDVSVNLSFDVDYQQALASYSDLLSLISDYSGTKSDSRFKAFSSRLTHLSGRISRLQPTSVDEEKLKKAIRYDLLKLEGTLSDIVDQPDMVDQPVASTPDRVNLNYSQSSASPVKSVPVYKWGIKKFSGKEPLIPFLEQIETLKFSRNCTDEDLFISAGDLFEGAAFTWWHNHFTKKSFNSWSKLVASLKETYLPYNYERNLWEQIRSTKQSFKQPVSAYISYMESLMLRSSKSIPECEKVDEIINGLLPDYVKALAFQDVESVADLTKYCKRFEAALTISSRSKFSVESLSSSATCWNCNMTGHIFQVCNKPKRKFCHGCGFKNITTNECSRCSKNGLKEHSRENFSKTFKQPKSVNVSKKVIPKTASFISNDNLSTFSSVQSETLPSSSTSVLSSGPLNSKVHLNSTSLLDVHNNDNRPYISISVGSETISALLDTGSNVSIIGSPSLFLLKKLKLALNYDVSSQLTTADGNIQSILGYVWLPVTLLSKTQSLKVLIVPSISHKMILGMDFIRLFQLCLDFSNFSFKATDLSTCVVNTVSSAENLSDIQQSQLNSVHRSDSVNVVTDSLSRIPEVSQVSLLNLSNLKTDAWYRNMIGKVTVNPNLYPAFKVQDNVLYKHVFSRSKFSDSSPEWKIFVPSPHRKEILQIYHDDPTAAHLGVFKTLSRISELYYWPKMRSFVVNYVHKCKVCASCKPLENISPVFNEVQKRIGHSYNTNTNCYNLRRHDVKFRVSAKVRKKNNILSKAVDDFSAKLAPKFIPCIIHKVLSPLVYNLKDLDGKDLGNFHVQDIKLDVTDSSDDESQ; encoded by the coding sequence atgctacctaaacatttaaagacagatgaattatcatatgaaattcttattaggaatgtctctgtcccaaatacagtagaggaaaaacgaaagatccttgctggacttctttctcaggaagccagtaaccgtagtttttctgatgtttctgttaatctatcttttgatgttgattaccAACAAGCTTTAGCTTCCTATTCTGACCTATTAAGTCTTATATCTGATTATTCAGGCACAAAATCTGATAGTAGATTCAAAGCTTTCAGttctcgtttaactcatttgtctggTAGAATCTCCCGTCTACAGCCAACTTCTGTAgacgaagaaaaattaaaaaaagctatCCGCTATGATTTGTTGAAATTAGAAGGTACTTTGTCTGACATTGTAGATCAACCTGATATGGTAGACCAACCTGTTGCTTCTACTCCTGATAGAGTAAACCTTAATTATTCTCAATCTTCAGCCTCACCTGTTAAGTCTGTTCCTGTTTATAAATGgggtattaaaaaattttctggtAAAGAACCTCTAATTCCATTTCTCGAACAGATTGAAACTTTAAAGTTTTCTAGGAACTGCACTGATGAAGATTTATTCATCTCTGCAGGAGACCTATTTGAAGGTGCTGCTTTTACTTGGTGGCATAAtcactttacaaaaaaatcttttaattcttGGTCTAAATTAGTTGCTTCCTTAAAGGAAACTTATTTACCTTACAATTATGAAAGAAATTTGTGGGAACAAATACGTTCTACAAAACAGTCTTTCAAACAACCTGTCTCTGCATATATTTCTTATATGGAGTCTTTGATGCTCCGGTCTTCAAAATCTATTCCTGAGTGTGAAAAAGTAGATGAAATCATTAATGGTCTTCTTCCTGATTATGTCAAGGCTCTTGCTTTCCAGGATGTGGAATCAGTTGCAGACCTTACAAAGTATTGTAAGAGATTTGAAGCTGCTCTTACTATTTCGTCTCGCAGTAAATTTTCTGTTGAGTCTCTTTCTTCTTCTGCTACATGTTGGAACTGCAACATGACAGGCCATATTTTTCAAGTAtgtaataaacccaagagaaagtTTTGTCATGGTTGTGGGTTTAAGAATATCACTACAAATGAATGTAGCAGATGTTCAAAAAACGGTTTGAAAGAACATTCCAGGGAAAACTTTTCGAAGACATTCAAACAACCCAAGTCAGTGAATGTGTCTAAGAAAGTTATACctaaaactgcttcttttataTCTAATGATAATTTAAGCACTTTTTCTTCCGTACAATCTGAAACTTTACCTTCTTCTAGTACTTCTGTTCTTTCTAGTGGTCCTTTAAATTCTAAGGTACATTTAAATTCTACTTCATTATTAGATGTTCataataatgataatagaccatatatttctatttctgtagGTAGTGAAACAATCTCTGCACTTCTTGATACTGGCAGTAATGTTAGTATTATTGGTTCtccttctttatttttacttaaaaaactcAAATTAGCACTTAATTATGATGTTTCAAGTCAACTCACTACTGCTGATGGAAACATTCAGAGTATTTTAGGATATGTTTGGTTACCTGTTACTTTATTGAGTAAAACTCAATCACTTAAAGTGTTAATAGttccttctatttcacataagATGATATTAGGTATGGATTTTATTCGTTTGTTTCAACTTTGTTTGGATTtctcaaatttttcatttaaggctACAGATTTATCTACTTGTGTAGTAAATACTGTTAGCAGTGCTGAAAATCTTTCTGACATTCAACAGTCACAACTTAACTCTGTTCATCGTAGTGATTCTGTAAATGTAGTAACTGACTCTCTTTCAAGAATTCCTGAAGTATCTCAAGTTTCTCTCTTGaatttatctaatttaaaaacaGATGCTTGGTATAGGAATATGATAGGGAAAGTTACAGTAAACCCTAACTTATATCCTGCTTTTAAGGTTCAGGATAATGTTCTCTATAAACATGTTTTTTCTAGATCAAAGTTTTCTGATTCTTctccagaatggaaaatttttgttccttctccacataggaaggaaattttgcaaatttatcatgatgatcctacagctgctcatttaggtgtctttaaaaccctttctaggatttcagaattgtattactggcctaaaatgagatcttttgttgtgaactatgttcataaatgtaaagtttgtgcttcttgcAAGCCTTTAGAGAATATTTCTCCTGTCTTTAATGAAGTTCAGAAGAGAATAGGTCACTCTTACAATACCAACACTAATTGCTACAATTTACGTAGACATGATGTAAAATTTCGTGTAAGTGCTAAAGTCCGGAAGAAAAATAACATCCTTTCAAAAGCTGTGGATGATTTTTCTGCTAAATTAGCTCCCAAATTTATTCCCTGTATTATACATAAAGTTTTATCTCCTTTAGTGTATAATCTTAAGGATCTAGATGGTAAAGACCTTGGTAATTTTCATGTGCAAGATATTAAGTTAGATGTTACTGATTCTAGTGATGATGAGTCTCAATAA